In Lolium perenne isolate Kyuss_39 chromosome 5, Kyuss_2.0, whole genome shotgun sequence, the sequence TGAAGAAGCACGTGCTGGACCCCAAACATCAGTGTGTATCAACTCAAGAGGCATAGTAGTAACATGAGATGACAGAGAATAAGGCAACTGATGACTTTTAGCACGCTGACAAGCATCACACACAAGAGATAAATTGTCTGACGATGAACAGGGGAGTTCATTTGTTCTAATGATGGATTGAACTACATTATTGGATGGATGACCGAGGCGTTGGTGCCACTGTGATGGGGTGACCTTGACACTAGCGAAGGCATGGCGAGTGGAGGCTAACGTCGCTTTGGCGAATGGAATAGGATAGAGCCCTCCATGGCTTCTACCTTGCAGGACGATTCTCCTCGTGACCTTGTCCTTTACAAAGAAAGCATGATGGTGAAATTCAACGAACACGTCATTATCAGAAACAAGGCAAAAAACAGAGAGGAGATTTTTGCTAATGTAGGGTACATGGAGGATGTTTTTAAGACGAAGAGATGAACCAGCTAGATTCGAATAGCCAATATGCGAAATTGACAAACCTGAGCCATTTGCCACTTGCACTTGATCCTTGCCACCATAACGTTCATAGAACTGAAGGCGCTCTAGTTCACTTGTCAGGTGGTCCGTCGCGCCGCTGTCCAGGTGCCACTGAGGGTTGCCGCCACCGCTAGTCGAAGCAGCGTTGCCGGAGCGCTGGGTGATGTAGTTGTTGGTGCGCTGGTCCTCTGCAGCACGACGGCAGTCAGGGGCAAGATGCCCCCAATAGCCGCAATAGTCACAGCGTGGACGCCAGTGCTGGCGTCCTCCTCCGTTGCGTCCACCGCCGCCGCGACCACCGGCGCGACCGTTGCGGCCACCGCCGTTGTTCCCGCCTCCGCGGTTATCATAAGGGTTGCCGCCGCCATAGGTGTTGTGCCCCCCGTAGGGGTTTTGCCCCCCGTAGGGGTTGCCACCTCCGCCACCGTGTTGGTTGCCCCCGCCATTGGGACGATATGCACCTGGAGCGGGCGGGGCATAGTAGTCGGGCGCACGAGGGCGGTGCTCGGCCGGAGGTGGTGGTCGAGAGGCGGCATTAGCCGACGAGGTCCATCCTTCGACTTGGGCCTGCTGTGCCTGGAGTGCCTCGAAGGAGAGGATGTGAGAGTAGAAATCAACATAAGGCACGGACTTGTTACCAACGGTGAGTGATGCTGCGATGCCGTTGTACGCGGAGCCGAGCCCGGTGATGATGTAATCAACAaggtcatcgtcggagatgggcgatccggcggcggccatggagtctGCCAGAGCCTTCATCATGTGCATGTACTTAGCTGCGGATCGATCCTCCTTCCGCAGGCTCTGGAGTTGACGCCGAATATTCCTGACGTTGGCGCGGCTGTGAGCGCCGAACATGGCGTGAACGGATGTCCACACCGCGGCCGCCGTCTTGCAACCAATCAGCTGACACGAGATGGACAGCTCCATAGCTCCGAGAAGGAAGCCCAGAACCTTCTGGTCCTGAGTCCACCAGTGGTGGTAAGCGGGGTTGGAGACGGTCACCGCCTTGTCTCCCTCCCCCGTGGTGATCTTCGTCGCCGGCGCGGGCTTGGTTCCATCGAGATGCCCATGGAGATCGGCGCCGGAGAGGTTGGGCAGTAGGAGgcccttccacaacaggaagttgCCATGGTCAAGACGAACAGGGACGGAGAGCGAGATCGCGGCAGGAGTTGAGGCCGTCGATGAAGAGGTGAGGGCGCCGATGTCCGTTGTCGTGAGAGCAGACGACGACATGGTGATGCCGCGAGGAGGGGCTTGCGGTGAGAGAGGAGCGGCGGCGTGCTCCGATCGGATCTACGGCCGCGCGTCGCGGAGAGaggctcgcggcggcggcgtgctctgataccaagatagaaaacgtggtttagggttttgcgtGGGGTAAACAGCCCTCACGTCTTTCCACTATATATAAGGATCAGTACATGTACAATACACGTATACATACAATTATACAAGAGGCTAGACTACTTAACAAAAACTACACTGGAAATGAACTGCGCGCGCCACGGACACAACTACTGCTACTACTCAAGAGCTGCAACGAAAGGGTACGTCTTCCACGCGCGTACTGGCTTATTCTACCGGACGGCGGCACGGCGCCTCCCTCGCCGACGGTGGCTGCTACTGGTTGGTGGAGTTGGTAGATGGCCTGATCAGGCTCTGGATGGCCTCGACTCCGTGGCCCTTGTTCTTGGCCGGAGACGGCGACCACAGATGCTTGATCCCTGCGCAATGCAATGTAGTGTGTCAAACCAACTGATAAAAACATAGGTGCGTGGAAGCGATGGAGCAGGAGGTGAGAGCCGATCGATCATCATAGATTAATTACCCTCGCATTTGGCGGCGAGGAGCCGGGCTTCTTTGACCCACTGGCCTCCGCAGGGAGCGTAGATCTCGTCGGGGACGTTCTGGATGAACAGCGATGTGAGGAGGAAGTCGCTAAAATTATCCAGCAAGCAGATGCACGTGATGCATGGTGTCGCCCGTCGCGGCGAGGGAGGAGTCCACGCCGGAGCGCACCACCTCGCAGCTGGTGCCGCCACGCACGGCGGCGGTGATAGGGTACGGGAGTATGTTGATGTGCCATCTTCGGGGAGATGCGCCCTGTGTGGAGAGGAAGAAGACATGAACCACATATTCTTCAGCGTCCTAGCAAAATTTATGTGGAGCGCAGGCTGGGCTGGAACCCTTCCTGCCTCGCATACGTCTATACTCTATACAATGCTACAACAGTGCGCGGGTCAAACGAAAAGAGTCCTCTAGGTTAGTTGTGCGGCGCTCTGCTGGACCTTATGGAACACGCGGAACAAGTTTTCCATCGAGGGGCGCTTCCCATCTCATCCTGCTGACTGCGTATACAAAATGTCAAGTGTGGAAGCCAGTGGCTAGGAGATAAGGACCGGGAAGCAGTGGAGCTGACAATTGGCAGGATTCGTACACTCCATGCTACTACAAGGTAAAACACGTGCCCCAAACTCTTACCGGTTAACTTATCTGGTACGAATTTAGGGATCTGTTCAGCGGTTCAGCGGGGCGGAGGAAGACATGTACCGGGTACCTGATCCGAAGTTTGGGGATATCTGGGATCTGCTAGAGCTTGTCTAACGAGTCCAGCCAGCCTAGTCTTGTATCGTAATGCGTTCGAAGTAATGTTTCACAGATCTGTTCACTCTGGCGGGATATTAGGGATGATATCGGACTAGTTTCCTCTTGTTTGCTTACTGGTTTGTAGTACAACACGAATTGGGAACAGAGGAGCTCAAATATCTTGCAGTAGACGCAGCAACAAACGTTGAAAATAAAGACGTACGTAAAAGCATGGCAGATCCTTACTAACAATTTAGTGCAGAGTTAACTTTCATTCAACCATCTGAAGATTACAGAAAAAGTTTCCATTCTCATTCACTTCAGAAGTTCAGAAAGATATATACTGGGGGTTGGGTGAGTACAAGAATAATATTTTTGGTGGTACGGAAACACTTGCAGTACAAAATAAAATGCACAAGAGAAGTACTATAACCTACTACTGGTATGTAAGTTCTGGTATTATATAGACGCAGCAAGGAAGTAACATCATGGTTACGCCCCTAAGGAAGCTTCCCAGATCTCAGCGCCTCAAAGCGTGCGGTCAGGGTCTCGAAATCCAGGGGCATGCTCGGATGAACACGGGAAGCAAGGCTTGCCTTTGGCGGCTCAGGGAAGTCGTCATCTGGTTCTTTCTCATCAGAGTGACCATTTCCTTGGTAATGTTCTCTTCGAGGAGGTGGCCTTTCTAGGGACTGTATCTCATCCTCTGCCTCTGAATTCCATCCCCTTGATTTGTCGAACTTTACCTCCGAGTTGACCTTGCGAGAAGCACGGCTATCCCTTTTGCGCGCATCGCTTTCATCCTCTGCCTCTGAATCGTCAAACTTTACCTCCGAGTGCACCTTGCGAGCAGCACGGCTACCCCTTTTGCGGGCATCGCTTTCATCCTCTGCCTCTGAATCATCAAACTTTATCTCCGAGTGCACCTTGCGAGCAGCACGGCCAGTGCTGTTCCTTTTGCGCATCCTCCCAGTATCCAAATCCATTAGGTCTATGTCTTTATCTTCTGTGTGGTTCGATGCACTGAACCTTCTCCCTGTGCTTCCTCGGGGCCTTAGTTCATCAAAGGTGGATACATTTTCTTTCCTGGAGGATCTGCTTGTGTTGCTCATTGTTTGGCGTCTGCTAGAATGAGTAGATTCATTACGAGTAGTCTTCCAGTCttcatcttcatcgtcatcagATGAATGGGTAGATCCATCGGATGAACGGGTGTTCTTATTGACAAGATCAGCTGCAGCCTTGGCAGCAGATGCTGCTTGAGCAGCAGACTCCGCAGCTGCTCGAGCAGCTGAAGCAGCATCTTTGAATTGCATAGCACCCCCATTATCATATTCATCAGTGTATTCAGACCTGCTAATGAGAACAAGAAGGAATGGATGAGAAACCATTCGTGTTTAAGTCATTTGTATTATATACAgacatatattcagagaaagaactTAGAAACCTGTAATTCGATGGATAGTGTTGAGCAGCAGACTCCACAGCTGAAGGAGCATCTTTGAATTGCATAGCACTCCCATTATCATATTCATCAGCATATTCAGACCTGCTAATGAGTAACAAGAAGGAATGGATGAGAAACCAATGTTATTCGTGTTTAAGTCATTTGTATTGTATACAGATGTATATTCAAAGAAAGAACTTAGAAACCTGTAATTCGATGGATAGGGTTGGGCAAAGTTAGCTGATAACGTAGTCTTCACGGGCATCttggaagcttcaacaaatgaactaggtCCTTGCTGCAAAGGAGTTAAACCAATTAGCTCAAGGTTTAAAAGTACGCGCAATAGAGTTCTGTTGGCACGTACAATCAGCTCTGCAGGAGGTTTGAGAAGATCCTGCTCAGTCTCAGTAGTATCCCAATCGATTTGATGCTCCTTTGCAATATCCTTGAGAACTTTCAGCTTAGTCTGCCCAGAAGGCTTATTGACTGACAGCTTCTCAATTAGCTTCAGAAGGACATCAATTCCAGAAGTTAGCAGAAAACAAATGCAGCAGTGACAAAGAATGACTTTGGAAAAAAAATATAATACACACGCTTACAAGGTTATTAACACCAGCATTTGGGCGCAAGTCAACTGCAGCAGCTACGAAATCTTTCCCATACTTCTTTTCAAAAAGGTCGCGCATCCGACTGAGTTCAGGGAGTTCGGAGCACCTTGGAGCTGC encodes:
- the LOC127302823 gene encoding uncharacterized protein isoform X1, translated to MMMPTAGESRSPVRALRRMAGALLAAARLRGSFSASKCKTEARMAAARMKLLRNRRDAQLRKMRGDVAALLRDGRDDTARIRVEHVIREQNTMAANEIIELFCELIVTRLPIIAKQKECPADLKEGICSLIFAAPRCSELPELSRMRDLFEKKYGKDFVAAAVDLRPNAGVNNLLIEKLSVNKPSGQTKLKVLKDIAKEHQIDWDTTETEQDLLKPPAELIQGPSSFVEASKMPVKTTLSANFAQPYPSNYSRSEYADEYDNGSAMQFKDAPSAVESAAQHYPSNYSRSEYTDEYDNGGAMQFKDAASAARAAAESAAQAASAAKAAADLVNKNTRSSDGSTHSSDDDEDEDWKTTRNESTHSSRRQTMSNTSRSSRKENVSTFDELRPRGSTGRRFSASNHTEDKDIDLMDLDTGRMRKRNSTGRAARKVHSEIKFDDSEAEDESDARKRGSRAARKVHSEVKFDDSEAEDESDARKRDSRASRKVNSEVKFDKSRGWNSEAEDEIQSLERPPPRREHYQGNGHSDEKEPDDDFPEPPKASLASRVHPSMPLDFETLTARFEALRSGKLP
- the LOC127302823 gene encoding uncharacterized protein isoform X3 → MMMPTAGESRSPVRALRRMAGALLAAARLRGSFSASKCKTEARMAAARMKLLRNRRDAQLRKMRGDVAALLRDGRDDTARIRVEHVIREQNTMAANEIIELFCELIVTRLPIIAKQKECPADLKEGICSLIFAAPRCSELPELSRMRDLFEKKYGKDFVAAAVDLRPNAGVNNLLIEKLSVNKPSGQTKLKVLKDIAKEHQIDWDTTETEQDLLKPPAELIQGPSSFVEASKMPVKTTLSANFAQPYPSNYSRSEYADEYDNGSAMQFKDAPSAVESAAQHYPSNYRSEYTDEYDNGGAMQFKDAASAARAAAESAAQAASAAKAAADLVNKNTRSSDGSTHSSDDDEDEDWKTTRNESTHSSRRQTMSNTSRSSRKENVSTFDELRPRGSTGRRFSASNHTEDKDIDLMDLDTGRMRKRNSTGRAARKVHSEIKFDDSEAEDESDARKRGSRAARKVHSEVKFDDSEAEDESDARKRDSRASRKVNSEVKFDKSRGWNSEAEDEIQSLERPPPRREHYQGNGHSDEKEPDDDFPEPPKASLASRVHPSMPLDFETLTARFEALRSGKLP
- the LOC127302823 gene encoding uncharacterized protein isoform X2, with the protein product MMMPTAGESRSPVRALRRMAGALLAAARLRGSFSASKCKTEARMAAARMKLLRNRRDAQLRKMRGDVAALLRDGRDDTARIRVEHVIREQNTMAANEIIELFCELIVTRLPIIAKQKECPADLKEGICSLIFAAPRCSELPELSRMRDLFEKKYGKDFVAAAVDLRPNAGVNNLLIEKLSVNKPSGQTKLKVLKDIAKEHQIDWDTTETEQDLLKPPAELIQGPSSFVEASKMPVKTTLSANFAQPYPSNYRSEYADEYDNGSAMQFKDAPSAVESAAQHYPSNYSRSEYTDEYDNGGAMQFKDAASAARAAAESAAQAASAAKAAADLVNKNTRSSDGSTHSSDDDEDEDWKTTRNESTHSSRRQTMSNTSRSSRKENVSTFDELRPRGSTGRRFSASNHTEDKDIDLMDLDTGRMRKRNSTGRAARKVHSEIKFDDSEAEDESDARKRGSRAARKVHSEVKFDDSEAEDESDARKRDSRASRKVNSEVKFDKSRGWNSEAEDEIQSLERPPPRREHYQGNGHSDEKEPDDDFPEPPKASLASRVHPSMPLDFETLTARFEALRSGKLP
- the LOC127302823 gene encoding uncharacterized protein isoform X4, whose product is MMMPTAGESRSPVRALRRMAGALLAAARLRGSFSASKCKTEARMAAARMKLLRNRRDAQLRKMRGDVAALLRDGRDDTARIRVEHVIREQNTMAANEIIELFCELIVTRLPIIAKQKECPADLKEGICSLIFAAPRCSELPELSRMRDLFEKKYGKDFVAAAVDLRPNAGVNNLLIEKLSVNKPSGQTKLKVLKDIAKEHQIDWDTTETEQDLLKPPAELIQGPSSFVEASKMPVKTTLSANFAQPYPSNYRSEYADEYDNGSAMQFKDAPSAVESAAQHYPSNYRSEYTDEYDNGGAMQFKDAASAARAAAESAAQAASAAKAAADLVNKNTRSSDGSTHSSDDDEDEDWKTTRNESTHSSRRQTMSNTSRSSRKENVSTFDELRPRGSTGRRFSASNHTEDKDIDLMDLDTGRMRKRNSTGRAARKVHSEIKFDDSEAEDESDARKRGSRAARKVHSEVKFDDSEAEDESDARKRDSRASRKVNSEVKFDKSRGWNSEAEDEIQSLERPPPRREHYQGNGHSDEKEPDDDFPEPPKASLASRVHPSMPLDFETLTARFEALRSGKLP